CAAATTACTAGAAATACAAAAACTGTCAGGAGTCTGGGGACCACCACATGCCTGCACATAAAGATAAGTTGGAGTTTCCCCTCTATTGTTCCTAATGAAAAAGAGGTCTTTTTTGTACTagtattgatttctttttaagcaaAAAGTCTCCATGGTGTATAAGGctttataaacaatattttattccaTACTCTGTCGCACCTGcttcaaaaacaaattttgaaacaCTCTGGTTGTTGCTGGGCAGGCAACTGACCAGATCAAATTTTAAGCAATCAATATTGCATTTTTGATTAGTTTGATTGTGTATCTCCCCAAGGAACCTCTTAAATCTATAGCTTAACTCTTATTAAGGAAACTAAGTCTTAATAATCATGTAAAACATACTGCTACATGTCCTACGCAGTATCAAGTATACTACCGAATTGTTCCTTACAGTCTGACACCTTGCTATTCAACTTCTCTTCttcctaaaagaaaggaaaaaaaaaaaaaaaacacaaaacaagaatcTAGACCCAACAAAACAGCTTAAAATAATTAGAGGCCACAATTTATACATCAAGATGTAACTGACCATGGCACTACAAGGGGAAAGAAACCAAACACCCATATTTACATCACCATGtaaaaatattcatagcatcccaggcagaagaaaaaaaaaagaaagaaaaaagacaaaacaaacaaggaaatcCTGGCACGACAGGACAAGCCTAGTTTACAGTTCTCTTTGCGCAGGTGTAAGACTGAAGAAATGTACTGGGCGGCGAGGGAAGGGAGAGTAGAGAGCAATTCCCTCCTTGAACTTGTTTCATTCAGGAGCTAGGTAAGTAAGCAGCCTAGAAAAAAGCTGGTCATACAAAACAGAACGAGGCTGAATGTCCCAAATCGGGAGGAACTAACACCAAGGGAAGCGGGACCCCTTCCCCAGATTCCCGACCACCCCGCTGGAGCTGGGGGCTTCCCGCAGACTCCATTTTCCCGCAGCGCTGTCGCGCTCCCAGACCGCGGAGGGCCGGCCTGCGGGGAGCTGGGGCCGAGCTGGGGCCCCCCACgggccccccacccacctctgctcCCCGCCCTTCTCGCTGTCGTGCGAGTGCGACGGGTCACCTGCCCGCGCGGGCTCCCGCGTCCGCACGCGCTGCGCACCGACACGCGCAGGGGTGAGCCGGGCGCGCCCCCCGCAGGACCCGCGCGGGGCGCCCCCGGCCCCGAGACCCCGAGACCCCGAGACCCCGAGACCCCGAGACCCCGCCCGGCCCGTTGCGGGCTCCCGCAGTGCTCACCGCCACGAAACCCGAGGAGGAGGCGATGAACACGCGGATCACCATCCTCTCGCACGCCGGGACGGACCGTCTGCCCCAGCGGGCTCGGGGCTGGCGGGGACGCGGAGGCAAAACTCGGCttcgagccgccgccgccgccgccgccgccgccgccgggcagAGCACTCGGGAAGGGGGAGACCGCCCGGACCTGACTCCCTCCCGCCGGTCCGCAGATAAAAGCGCGGAGCCTGCCGGCCGCTGGCcgcgggaggaggggggaggggaggaggagggagcgggCCGCGGGGCGTGACGGGAGTTGTAGTTTCGGTCTCTCCTGGGAGCGCCCAGGGGACTGAGCTCTTTCCAGCCCCTCCTTGCTGCGTGACAATCGCGCACACACGCAGGTGGCtggagggagaggctgggagacGCTGTGGCACGGGGTCGCGAGGACAAGGGgcgtgcggggggcggggggggaggaaACGAGGCGAGAAGGCTTGGTTCAGAGTCTCAGCTTGGGTCCTCTGATTTGGAGCATCCCCACGCGGAACGCCGACGGCCGGGACCGAGCGGCGCCCACCTGCGGTCTTCAGGCCGCGAGCGCGCGGGGCAAGCCCTGACGACCtgcggccgcgggcggggcggggcggggcggagcggggTGGGGCGCGCCGGGCTCCCCctgcggggaggcgggggcgggggggcgtggTAAGGGCAGCGGGGCTGGGCGCTCTTCCGTGTGCCCAGCGGCTCCCGGGGTTGCAGAAAGGTGATTCTTTTAGTTAAATGAGACGTTTTCTTCCTCTGTAGATGCTAAAGATTAGAAGCCAGATGAGAGCACAAccgatattttatttttctttgcaaaactGTAATTgtagtagaaaaaataaaataccaagcGAAATTAGAATCCTTCTATCAACCTTGGGCATCAGGACcccacccgccccaccccctcctctaCACAATGGCTTCGCCTCTGTGCACCTCATATTTACAAATGAGCCAAATCTGTGCCTTTTTCAGACCTGATGCACATTCCAAGCACAGCCTCCCAGGAGGAtgttgttaaaataaaaagcttttatgtAGTTGCTAATAGTTTAGGAATAGTTATTTAGCAAGTGTTTTCTGTTTCACAAAAGCTTAAGCCTCTCACCGTTTGGTGGAATGAACCAGTTTTCCCAACTGTATTTACTTTCTGCCTTTCAGCGGGGGAATTTAGCTGAGTTCTGGGAACAATGTTAATTAATAGttctagaaagagagaaatgagatgATGAAGTCTCTAGCTCTTTGGTACATTTCTTGCACAGATACTAATCATTTTGGAGCTTTGCtttttagagcattttttaatatttcaagtttCTAACCTTTCCTATTATCTTAAGTCATTTCTGTAGTATTTCTGTTGAATTTAGTACATTAACAGAAGATTCAATCCTAATGGGACGTGATTTCTTATAAACAATAACTAAATATAACTTTTGCTGTAATTAATATCTCTCTGCATATACACTTTAATTTGGCTACCCCATGtggaaatgaatattttatggaatttaaaataatttcttagtgTTTCCTATGTAACTGCCACTGTTAAAAGTCAACATTTTCTTCAGTTTGGAATTATTCAGCTGTGAAGATATGGTTAAACTAACTCAACAAATAGAAACTCAGAGCCTATTCTCTGAAAGGTACCAAAGTGGATGAAAAGTTGAATAAGTCATTTCCTCAGTCAGCAGAGAACCTATTGTctgcaaaacaaaaagacaggtACAGAAATAGCAACAGAACAAGACACACTGTACCAATAGACTGCTGTGTGGATATAGAGGAGAGCGTGGCTTTTTAGAAGAGATTTTTAAGATGAATAGAATATCTGCTGGCAGATAGGGGGAATGCAGGGTGAGAATATGCAGTTTATGAGATCAACAAGGAGTTGGTTGTGCTTCAGAAAAGGATATCTGAGGGTTAATAGGAACAATGTGGAAAATGCAGGTTTGAGTGAATGCAGCAGGAGACTCCCACTGGGTTGTCTGCCCAGCTCCTTGCTCTTTTGTGAAATCTGTTTCTCAGATCTGATCTAAGAGGTTGTACGGGTGCGCCCCAAAGACCTGTTCACATAGCAAGACCCAAGCCAATTGGTCTAGAGGTGAACACCTGACCCAAGGTAGACCAGGCAATATCCCTACCCTAAGATTTGGAATTAGCACtggtaaagaaagagagagcttaAACTTTAACTTGTGATCTGGAAGCTGAGAGCTTTCAGAAGCCGTTGCAACATGAGAGCGCGAGAAGCCGAAGAAGCCAGTCAATAGGAAGAAAGCAACAAAGCAGATGCCTGGAGAGTGATGGAGATGAGTTTCAGAGAATCCTGATAATGTTTTTGTCCAGAGATCCTaaaattatgacctgagtggCAAATTGTAtgttttatgaataaagttttattggaacacatttCTTTTCATATTGTCTATGGCAAAGTGACAGAAACCATATGGCCTGTGAAACCTAATACATTTACTATTTGGCCCATTACAGATAAAGTTTGCCAATCCATGTTTATGGCTCAACCTGTTCCTACATCCCTGCTTTTAAGACCTACATAATATCCCTGTATCCATATCATAAATTCCTCATCTTATGCCACCTCAAATAGGTTTCTGTTTTTTGCAACCAAAACGCCCTCACTGAGAAGTTTAAAGTGAATTTGAAAGCATTCCAAGGAAGCAAAGGATATGATCAGAGCTATACTTTAAGATCATTCTGGTTATAGTTCTTTTTATTCCATGCTGGTGAAAAAGTTTAGAACTTGTATCCAGGACAAAGTGTTAACAGTACAGGAACCCACAACAGCTAGTGTGGCGTTGAGACCCAGAGTTAGTAAACAACATGGAAGAGTGAGTGAGAGTAGAAAACAATCTGGGATATAAACTAGAGGTCCAAGATCAACACCAGGGTATCAATACCACAGGGAGGATTAGGTGCCCATCTGATAGGTAAAGTCTGCAGAAAAAGCAGACAAACCAAAACTTAAAGACAGAACTCAGAAAATTGAGTAGGTCATTAAGGCTTTAAGTAACGCTTCTGCATTACCTAAGACTTGAGCTCCTTTATAAGTCAGGATAGCCCTGGCTAGTGtgagttttttcttcctttaattgaGATATAAGTGATATATAATGTTGTGTAAActacttatttcacccatcctccccgcccacctcccttctggtaaccattagtttattCTCAGTAATTAAGGGTGTATTTCTTggcttgtctctgtctctctttttttccctcttactcatttgtttcttaaattccacatatgaatggaatcatatggtatttgtctttctctgacttgtttcacttaacattacactttctagctccatctatgttgttacaaatggcaacatttcattatttttatggctgaataatattccattatatatatatatatatatcccacgtcttttttatccattcatctatcagtggagacctgactgcttccataatttggctattgtaaataatactgctgtaACAATAGGGGTACGCAtgcctttgaattagtgcttttgctttttgggggtaaatatctagtagctCAATTACTGGATCATGGGAGTTCTATTGCTGACATTTTGAGGagcctccagactgttttccacagtggctgcaccaattttcattcccaccaacagtaaaaggcaattattttttctccacatccttgccagcacttgctgtttcttgtggtttttgtattttagccattctggcaggggTGAAGTAAGCTACAATGATTTTAAagtataatgggaaaaaataaagatatttgcaatggttggaaaatattaaaataccaatGATTCCAATGATTTCTATTGGAAACAAAATCACAGATGTTTGCTGCTATTACAGTAACTTGTCTACATTCATAATTGAAGGaattagtatgtttttaaaaagatttttatttatagagcaagagagagagcactcgGGTGCAGGtgcatgggggtggggctggggccagagggggaaggagaaagaatctcaagcagaccacCACCACCCAACCACCAGTGAATACAGAGCCCAACACtaggctggatctcacgaccctgagatcatgacataggccaaaatcaagagtcagatgcttacctgagcCAGACAGCTGCTCTGGaattaataaatttctgttagagttcaatgaaaatataaatatgttcattttttttttctcattcaagttCATGAACTCCCTAAATTCTATCCACAAATCTCTTGGGGTAGGCTGGGAGGGCATGTGTGCCCAAAAACCCCAATTTAAGAAACCATAGTATCTGACTGTATCCAAATATGTAAAAGTATATGAATTTGCCTAAACAGAAAGtatagaaagaaacaaacaaacaaaaaaagccatgAAGAGTTCCTTGGAGAaagcttccatttaaaaattggaaagagaacaaagaactAAAAGGAATGGAGGAGCCatcagaaaaaatacaaaacccaAAGGGTACAGTATCACAAAATGCATGAGAGGAGTTCTAAGCTTCAGGAAGCAGAGAATATCAAGAACATTACTCAGCCTAGAAGTCAAGAAAGATAATAGAAATGGAGGCCTGGAGTTCGTTAGTCAGCAGCCTGTGTTCACATTCCAGCTTTACCACTTAATTTCTTGGACAAATTTTGTCAcctccctaagcctcagttttcatGTCTATAAAGTGAGtctaaataataattatcattcACGACTGTTATTAGTGTGAATTATGCTTTGGATGTTCTCCAAATTATGCCGTAGAGTATCTGTTTGGAGGCTATTCCCACTCCAACTGGGTGCAGATGTTTGGACCCTATCTGTGTACTTAGTGTGACCTACTGCAGCCTGAGAGCAACTTATGACCTTCATGACCAGGCTTGAAAATACATGTCAGTCCTCTTTCAGGAATTCACAGTTGGAAAATCTAAAGACTAAGGTAATCGCTAGTAGGAGCATAAAGGAAGATGCTACAAGGGTTGAGAAGCTTTGGGCCAAGTTAAGGAATGAGGAACTGAAATGAATTAAGAGGGAGTCGGTGTGTGATGGGAGAACGAAGCCCCCGTGGAGTGAAAAGTAGAAGTGCCAGTGAAGAGGCTGACAGTTGTCTTAGTTCCAGtcttagtttccatgaatccagGTGTGCCACGGTTCCTGTTTTGGGTTGCTGTTTAATAACATCCACCTTTTTTCCTGGGCTAATTTAAGAGGGGTCTTTTCCTGACAACTCCCAAATCCTACCAGAATACCCATGTAAACTGTGGGTAGTAAATCATGTGCCTGTCGGGGCCAAGCAAGTGACGTAaatgagagaggtgaggaaggtCCAGGTACAGGGGCTTCACCGTGTGGTCTGTCACTAACAGGACAGTACAtctaaaaaaattgagatttttgctgaaatattctgaaatttcagtgtcaa
Above is a genomic segment from Canis lupus baileyi chromosome 7, mCanLup2.hap1, whole genome shotgun sequence containing:
- the SH3BGRL2 gene encoding SH3 domain-binding glutamic acid-rich-like protein 2 is translated as MSALKAVLWSYPVDMPIFISLLYSLTPRPVLPVTDHTVKPLYLDLPHLSHLRHLLGPDRHMIYYPQFTWVFWRDRNYNSRHAPRPAPSSSPPPSSRGQRPAGSALLSADRREGVRSGRSPPSRVLCPAAAAAAAAAARSRVLPPRPRQPRARWGRRSVPACERMVIRVFIASSSGFVAIKKQQQDVVRFLEANKIEFEEVDITMSEEQRQWMYKNIPPEKKPAQGNPLPPQIFNGDRYCGDYDSFFEAKESNTVYSFLGLKSRLASKAEP